The sequence AATGCAGTAGGCCTTATTCCAAAACGAACAGGTGGCTGGAGGCTTATAACGAATTTATCATTTCCTCCACAACAAAGTGTTAATGATTACATAGACCAAGAATTTCGTCATGTTAAGTATGCTCAGTTTGACGAAGCTGTAAATATTGTACAACATTTAGGGAAAACAGCCTACTGCTGCAAAGCAGACATTAAATCAGCTTTCAATTTATGCCCTATTTGGCCGGGCGATTTTGATTTACTTGGTATTAAAACAGAACAAGGTTTCTGGATTCAGAAAATGCTTCCCCAGGGATCAGCCTGTGCGTGCTATATCTTTGAGAAGTTCGCTTCTTTTCTTGAATGGCTTGTAAAGACAGAATCTGGAACAAATAACCTAACACATCTCTTAGACGATTTCTTCATGGCACATGTAAATTTTGAATCTTGTTTACAGCTTCTTCATTCCTTCCAAAAAGTATGTTCGAATCATGGTGTTCCTTTATGTCCTGAAAAACTGATAGGTCCAGTTAAAGTCATAACGTATTTAGGGCTGGAATTAGATACTGAACACCAAACAATCCATGTCCCGGAAGATAAAGTAAATAAAGCAAAAATTGAATTATCTCGTCTAGTTACACGGAAAAAAGTGCGGTTAAACGAACTACAATCCATTGTGGGGTTACTTAATTTCATAACTAAAGCTATCCCTACCGGTAGAGCATTTTTACGTAGATTTTATGATGTCATGTGCCAAGGAAAAAAGCCGTTTCACTTTATAAGAGTTACTAATGAGATGCGTGAAGATGCGACAATCTGGCTTacttttttatctgattttaacGGAGTAGCGATGTTTAATGACAAAGATTGGTTAGAAAACACATACTACGAATTATATACAGATTCCTCTGGTAATAGAAATTTAGGATGTGGCTGTTACTTTCAAGGTCAGTGGAGTGTATTTCAATGGCCAGATCACTGGGAGGCCGACATATTTCTTGATATTACGTATCTCGAACTCATTCCCATAGTTCTAGCACTTCAGCTTTGGGGAAcgtttatgaaaaacaaaaagatcATGATAAGATCTGACAATGAGGCTTTAGTAAATATCCTCAACAGTAAATCGTCTAAAAATAAGCGTGTTATGAGCTTGATCCGGCCCTTAATGCTTTTAATATTACAGAATAATATTCAGTTTAAGGGTAAGCACGTGCGCGGGAAGCAAAACAGCATTGCTGATTCTATTAGTCGCTTTCAGTGGTCAAGATTATACCGGGAGTTACCGACAGACGCAGCAAAGCAGCCATGCAACATCCCAGAAACCTTTCTTCGGATCTTCAGCCGGAAATAAATAGACTTGTCACCGCGTCCCTATCTTTAAATACCCAGAAACAGTACAGCGCTGCCATCTCCTCGTTTACAAACTTTTGCTCTCTATCTGGTCAACAGCTTATATGCAATGTACAGCAAATCACTGAATATATAGCGTACATGTCTTTACAGCAATATgcatataaatcaataaatagtTATATTTCCGCAATCAGCTATGTCAATAAACTTAATGACTTTGAAGATAACACGAAGAAATTTATAGTTAAACGTATGCTTGAAGCCCTACGTAGAATCAGAGGCACAAATGATACAAGGCAGCATATAACAATACACATATTACATAAGCTTATCTCGGCATTGCAATGTATCTGCCGCTCTCAGTATGAGAACATGTTATTTGCAGCTGCCTTTTCGTTGGCTTACGTAGCTTTACTTCGGATAAGTGAGTTTACGTCATCAAATAAACGGTCACGTGACTCTGTATTAAGAAAACAAGACCTCATTATAGGCTCGAGTAAGATACGAGTGTACTTTAAATCTTCGAAGATTGATCAAACTGGCGTCGGGTCCTTTATCGATATCGATATAGATGAGCAGAACAGGTTCTGTTATGAACATATTCAGACATATCTCAGGTTTCAATCTTCGCGCGACGAAGCTAGTCCACTGTTCTGTCATTTTGACGAAACCCCCTTGACTTCCTTTCAGTTTAATGCTGTTCTTAAAAAAGCCATCAAGTTCATAGGGTTAAGCAACAAGAACATAAAATCACATTCATTTAGGATTGGTGGTGCTTCTGGGATGTATCGGGATGGCTGTCTTGTAGATACTATAAAAAGTGCAGGCAGATGGAGGTCAAACGCATACAAGTCATATATTCGCCATTGATATTCTATGAATCCGACGCCGGCTCATATTGCGACTCCGTCGACGGGTCACTATCATTAGTTTCGAGAGTTTAAAAAGCTTGTCTTCTGATACCTTAAATTAATTCTCAAAAAATCTGCACTCATCCATTAGCAAAGCTAGTTTGTACTTTATCAAAcccttacaaaatgtacatatcgTTGTTCATTGTTATTGAATTCTCGTTAAttgttgtttaattgttttacttCTTTCACTTTTAATATTAATTACGAAAGTAATGATTCATATTTCGTTTAATAATTCGAAGTTTGCATACTCACATTTATGCTACAACAATAAAGTTTAATTGAGTTGCCCCTTTAAAAACGATCGATCTAGGTGCCGGATGCCGTGTCATAGTTTGAAACCAGTTGGTAGCAGTTACACCATTTCAAAATCATAATGAATGTAAAGGATCTGCCAAATGCCGTATATAATGATAATGAGTTGCATatgcataaatatataatgattctTACATTTATTTTGGGCCGGCGATCCGCTTTTGGCTAGTAACTAGTAACCTGCTACCATGTATAGGAAGACCGCTGTCGGATTCCTATACAATTTGAATTAggtgttcatagataattattatgtGATCATAGAAGATTTAAATTTGTAATGCATAATATAATGAAGTATAAGATTAGAGTGTCcagtaaatataaataacatatatactgataaataacttgataaatatattttcctGATGGAATCATAAGacaaatatataatgatatatttatatatatatatatatgtgtgttacagcttatataaatattttatcagacCGGCAATCCATTTAGTTGTAAATATTAGCTCCGAGTAGGGAGACTGACCCCGGATATCAATACATTTTGCTCTATGCAGTTTCAAAATTACGTAATTTTTCTTGTCTGGAACATACTGTTTGACTTCTTAACATTTCACTTTTGATGAGAAATTCATAACACTTGTACTTGATTAAGTGAACTCCATATTTCCCATTTGCATACATACCCTAAAAACGAAATACGTTTCAGGTAAGACGATCTAATCAGTCACATTGGAGGCCACTTATCTCTTAATTTTCAGGTCCCTGTAATGTATGGATATTGGGTTCATCTTTAGTACGTGGTGCATATCAGAGGTTATGTTACAGGCCTGACGGTATAAATCTAGGACTTTACAAATATATAGGGGCGAAGTTATTGTGGGATTTCATGGGCGGAATGAGAATACACCATCTTGAACAGTCAGTAGGATACATTTTAGAGTTTAATGAAACACCCGACTACTTAATTATACATTGTGGAGGCAATGACATTGGCAGTATGACATCAGCCGCGATAATTGGCCAGCTAAGGTGCATTTTGAACAAACTGCATTTAAAGATGCctgaaacaaaaattatatgGTCCCAGATCCTTCCTCGGCGTACATGGAGGTACGTTGAGGTACATCAAGCTGAAAGAGCAAGGAAACGAATAAACAGTGCTATAAGTACCTATGTTATTAGGCATAGTGGCCATTTAATAAAATATCCAGATATAAAAGATAATCCACAAATGTTTGACAATGACGACACTCATCTTTCACCAATGGGCTATGACATCATGTTGAACACAATTTCAGGAGCAATCTATTATTTCCATACCACAAAACAGCCTGTTTTTCCTCCATTGCAGTGACTAATTGATTCGTTCGTTTAGTAATAAAGCTGTCTTAATAAAAATCTCACGTATTATCAAATTGCTAACGACTGATTAATTGAATTATTGATTGACTGATTAAATGATGTTTTACAGTTTACCGAGTTTTTTTGTTATCAATACATTTTGCACATGTCCACATCATGACTGGGTTGTCATCCGTTATGTTAAACCGTTTGGCGGAAGGTTCTCTCATCTTTCAAGAACCTTTTTGGCGAAAATTTAACATAACGTTGAACTTTTTGCGACCGACGTCGGAGcaaatcaaatttaatatttaacattttatcttaatCAATTACCAGTCATGATGGAAATTTTCATGCcaagcattaaaataaaataataacgaAAATTGTAGAGCTTTTTCTTACATATAGTGTTGTTATGCACCCACGTAATAAGACGTGTGTCAGTTGATTGACCTCGTTTTTAGCTAGTCATGTCTCAAGACTATCATATGTCCTTCATCTGGGCTCGAACCCTAAAACCGCTGACAGTGTAACCACTTGCCTTTACCCCATTTAATCAAATGACTTGTTGGAAAATAATAACTAGTTTAATCGTTAGAGATTAAACCCATTTATTTTCCACATAGTCAGCTACTAGCAGACATATTGTATAATACCGTATAATTCTAGTACCACTAGCAAGTCAGTTGTCTTTGAGTCTGCGAGCTATTTTTAGCGCACTATATAAGCAGGAACTTTTCCATTCTCGGGCCTTTTACGTTTGTGGAACTCAGAGAGAAGGTAGAGGACATATTATTTCACGATTATccttaaaaaattaatttcccAACCCACCACTCCCTGTTGTCTGTGCGTTTGATTTATAATTTCAGGAATCAAGATGACCCAAAGCTTCATCATGGCCGGAATGAGATCCTTCTTGAACAAACGAGGAATTAATTTTACACTGTGACTGTTTTGCTAACGTTCGATCATCTAGTTCGAAGGATTCAGATGAAAACACACTCATGTAATACGTAGCACAGGAAGTGCAGGTTGCAGTAGCAAACTATACAGACTCAGGAGCTGAGCTCGTGTAACCGTTGTCGGTGCACGTGACATGGCTTAAACGAAAAGATAGACTGATTAATATTAAGTTTAATACATCAGTGTGTAGTATATTGTATTTGACTGGCGAAAATTTAACATAACGTTGAACTTTTTGCGACCGACGTCGGAGcaaatcaaatttaatatttaacattttatcttaatCAATTACCAGTCATGATGGAAATTTTCATGCcaagcattaaaataaaataataacgaAAATTGTAGAGCTTTTTCTTACATATAGTTTAGTTATGCACCCACGTAATAAGACGTGTGTCAGTTGATTGACCTCGTTTTTAGCTAGTCATGTCTCAAGACTATCATATGTCCTTCATCTGGGCTCGAACCCTAAAACCGCTGACAGTGTAACCACTTGCCTTTACCCCATTTAATCAAATGACTTGTTGGAAAATAAAACGCAGTTAAATCCATTCTCTTTAACATCACAGTTCTACGTAATTTTATCGATTAAAAGAGggtttttattgataaaaagtttctaaaaagCACAGAATCACTTGATAGTTGCTTTTATTGTGATTACTAACTAATGAAAGCGttttcttaattttgaaaaatatggcaaaaaaaCTAGAGGCATAAACAAGGATAGCGAGCGACTCTATGGCTTAAAATAAAGAATATGAACCCATTTCGCTGTCccttttatatttcaaatgtgtGTATATAATCCATTCATAGTCTCATGTTTATACTATTCAAATCCGGAGTCGACATTGACTCAGGAATTCCACATCTAGTATATCCAAACTGGCGAATTTAGAGCCTCGTGCATGCTTTTTTATGCAGAATTGAACTCGAAATTTTTACGTCGCAATGTTGAATGTCTTAAACGAAACTGAGACAATCTTGAAACGTCCACTCAGTAActagaaacttcatttattttcTACGTGATATGGATAAACGGCGTGCCTTATTTGAGAATTATTTCCTGTCGTTCATTCAAATGAGGTATCAATAAAACATCAGATTATAAAATATGATGTCTTATTGATACCTCATTTGAATGCAATATACCCATGTATTTATGACTAAGGTCAAATCAGGTTCAAACCCGTCCGTTCGGCATCCAAGGTTATAGGTCAACCTACTGTTACAAACATGTCAACAAACATGTCAACAAACATGTCATTTTCTAGGCAGTCCAAGTGAGCATGGGAATTAAAGGGCTATATTACATCAGACCAATGACATAAATGGAGCCATCTTGATTGGTTCTTTGATCGAGCCGGCTTAGACGGAACAAACACCCTACCATATGTAAAACGTTTCGTCGCATTACGTAACACCACGTGAGCTTCGTAGGTATTACACTGAATCTTCAATAATCGAAATGTAAAgtagatatatatacatatgcCTTACATCCATACATGGTACTTAGCGGTACCCATAATACAGAGACTCGGATATAAGGGAAAAGCGTAACTGTGTGTCTCTACTGTACATACATGCAGGTGGTATCCTGGTCTCTAGAATTAACCATGGTATCCGATCTTGATCTCAATCGGTAATCAGTACTTATTCTTACACGTCCGGTTAGTGTATGGTTATCCTTGCTTGTCTAAAGGGCCCGAACTGCtcgatgttttgtttgttttggagtTAACgccaacagtttttcagttatgtaacggcgggcagttagcctaaccagtgtttcctggattctataccagtactaacctgttatCCGccagtaactgtcaacttccccacatgaatcagaggtggaggacgaatgacttcagacacaatgtctttcgtcaaatcgtcacggagaacatatgccctgctcggggatcgaacacacgaccccgcgatccgtagatcggtgcATTCCCTATTGATCTAAGCGAGCGGGTCCGAACTGGTTGAAACCCATCAAGCTGTAAACATGGTAAACAATACAAATAGTAATATACTTTTAAATACGAACCTACACGAATACCTTCAATCACCCTATATGATTACAAAAGGCATCTTGGCCAGGACCAAAAATATTCATGTACACGTATAGAAGTCGTGAGCTGAAATAACAATACGCTGACTTTTAGTCGGCAATTCGAGATGAATATTCAAAATTCTGAGTTACCTATCACGAAAATTCAAGTTACATACATAATACGGTAAATAATAAATCGGAGTTATTGTGGTTCCACCAGATACATGGAAGGTTACgattaaatatatatgttatagttGGTGAACAGTTATAGCTTTAAATGTGTGTGCATTTTTCCTAGGGGGCGTCTGGGTAAATTCGGATGATTTTTAACAGTTCGAGTTTGACAGGTTGCTGTGAAGGTAATTTTGATTCGCTGCTTAACAAACCCAAGCAGTAAGGAGATAGAATATCTAAAGATGCGATATCCAATCATATTTAGGTTTGTAACCTTAAAATGTTGTCACACAATCGATTTCATTGGCTCTGCCCTCAGTCGGCATAACTCGGACGAAGTAAAATTCAAACATAGATCTAAAACATATAGATATTCATCATTATTTAtatgcagtcaaacctgtctataaagaccaccctcggtagagtctttattgggaggtggcctttattcacaggttaaaatacactgaaaatgttaaaatgggaaacaaaatatgcggtctttagagccaggtggcctcttttcagaggtggtctttaacatagGTTTGACTGTAACTGTTTTGGTCAAAATCGGAAACAACATAGTACAGGGAGTCTGCACTGTCCCTTAAAATTGCATGTTCCAATTTTTCCTACTGTAAGAAAACAGGTGTTTTAACTCGGACACTAACACTTTTGCCTTATTTTAGACAATCCTTTGATTTTGGGTGAAAACAACAGATATTATTtagtttttaacatatttatcttccatttttatttcaaagttaaaagcAATACTATGATATCATGCCTGATACATGAATTGAATCCTCTTCGAAAAATTCCCACCTTCAAACAACATCTATGTTGTTCGCAGAAAGAATGAGAACTGCGTCATTACCTAAGCAGTTACGTTATATCCGATGTTAAGATGTTTGGTGATTGTACTTTAACGGAGACATACCAATTTCACAAAAGAGACATACAATAGCCGATTTTACCCGGACACCCCCTACTTCCTTACATTTAAATTTAACGACCAAATAAAGGGGTTGACGTTTAAAGGGagaataaaatcaaaaacatacAGACTGTCGAAGATTATGTAAATAAGGTTGAAAGAGTTATGTCCCTATAGAAATGTCCTTAAAATGTGTTTACCTCTAAAGTTAACGGTATAAAATGTGCATCTGGAAGTTTTTACGCCAAAACGTTTTTCAGAAAATGTCTTAACTTTTAAAAAGTATGTTGTCAAACTGCGAAGTTCGgtacatcaatatttttcattgccttttttttctttcttttttaacttagctaaagttctaaaaaaaaaaaagaaacaaacaaaagaaaattttactATACCAAATGAGCATATTGATGACCTTAcattatctttatacattttttttttgaataaggACAGAATTACTTGAAGGAAAGGAGCTCCTTAAATTAGTACTGATAAAGTCGTCTGTATTAGACATACCTCTTATATTACATATCTGGTTTACTAGTCAGTAAAACAAATTGACGTTTAAAGGGagaataaaatctaaaaacagaTAAAGACTTGTGAAGATTGTGTAAGTAAGGTCAAAAGAGTTACGTCCCTGCAGGAATATCTTAAAATGTGTGTATTATAATAAGTTTAAAGTTAAAGGCATTTCTaccctaaaataaaaaaaaattgatgtttgACATTATATCGGAACAGAAGGCATGTAAATCATTTGTACATCTTGTAAAGTTCAAGTATACTAGTAAAAAGTACGGAAAAATCACCAGGAATATGTTCCGTTGGGTAAACTTCAGTGGGGCATTCTGTCAAGGTAAAAAACGCAACATCCATTTCTTTCTTGCAGTTTGGatacaaatgttttaaagttaaagGCATCAATATCATGACAACATCGTGTTTTCTGTTTTATTGAACATGAGAGCATGAGAAATTACGTATATAGTTAAACCTGCCTTAGCGACCATCTGTATTTAGAGAACACTTACCTTAAGAAGCTAATGAGCTAGCTTCCAAAATTGATTCTTTGTTCTTACTtaaacttgtcttaagcagtcacctgtCTTCAGAAGCCACACTGTGTAGATCCCTTCATTGGCTGCGTTTTACACCTTTGGATGCAAACCGTTTGTACAGTTTTCAAAGTTCAAACAAGACATTATcccatgtttttaaataaaaaaagtgttcCACACGAAAAACGAAAACATACTCTGTTGTGATATATTTCCAGTAAATACGACGGCAAACTTTTATTGCAAAAAAATCTTATCTCTAAAGTGTTCATCTGTAGACAACACTTTCTTGCAATAATAGATGaatttgattatatcaattaTGCTATTCTTTCTTCTTCCCTAACAACAAATGCACGAGCCAACACAAGATGTTTACAGTGTCAAACTAAATGTTGTTGAGTAAATACACAAGTCAGCACAAgacaatgtgtgtgtgtgtgtgtgtctctgtgtgtgtgtgtgtgtgtgtgtgtgtgtgtgtgtgtgtgtgtgtgtgtgtgtgtgtgtgtatgttgggGGTTGCGGGGGGAGGGGGTAACGTCTTTTTCAAcgtgtttcagtcatataaccgACGGTGtatatttgtagcagtgagcacaatgtccaactttactatgctgcctcactgaaatatcacgccgcgtgatacagtaatacataagccagcacaggttaggtacgtacaggatcaaactaaatagtgatacagtaaatgcataagccagcacaagttaggtacgtacagggtcaaactaaatagtgataaATAAATgcataagccagcacaagttatGTACATACaggatcaaactaaatagtgatacagtaaatGCATgagccagcacaagttaggtacgtacaggatcaaactaaatagtgaCACAGTAAATgcataagccagcacaagttaggtacgtacaggatcaaactaaatagtgaCACAGTAAATGCATAAGCtagcacaagttaggtacgtacaggatcaaactaaatagtgacacagtaaatacataagctagcacaagttaggtacgtacaggatcaaactaaatagtgaCACAGTAAATGCATAAGCtagcacaagttaggtacgtacaggatcaaactaaatagtgaCACAGTAAATGCATCAGCtagcacaagttaggtacgtacaggatcaaactaaatagtgaCACAGTAAATGCATAAGCtagcacaagttaggtacgtacaggatcaaactaaatagtgacacagtaaatacataagctagcacaagttaggtacgtacaggatcaaactaaatagtgaCACAGTAAATGCATAAGCtagcacaagttaggtacgtacaggatcaaactaaatagtgacacagtaaatacataagctagcacaagttaggtacgtacaggatcaaactaaatagtgaCACAGTAAATgcataagccagcacaagttaggtacgtgcagggtcaaactaaatagtgataaATAAATgcataagccagcacaagttatGTACATACaggatcaaactaaatagtgatacagtaaatGCATgagccagcacaagttaggtacgtacagaATTAAACTAAATAGTGACACAGTAAATGCATgagccagcacaagttaggtacgtacaggatcaaactaaatagtgaCACAGTAAATGCATgagccagcacaagttaggtacgtacaggatcaaactaaatagtgaCACAGTAAATGCATAAGCtagcacaagttaggtacgtacaggttcaaactaaatagtgatacagtaaatGCATAAGCCAAcacaagttaggtacgtacaggatCAAACTAAATACTGACACAGTAAATGCATAAGCCAGCAtaagttaggtacgtacagggTCAAACaaaatagtgatacagtaatacataagGCGGCACAAGTTAGGTACTACAGGATCAAACTAAAGAGCGATAAagtaatacataagccagcaccAGTTAGGTACGTCAGAATCAAACTAAATAGTGACACAGTAAATgcataagccagcacaagttaggtacgtacagtGTCAAAataaatagtgata is a genomic window of Mercenaria mercenaria strain notata unplaced genomic scaffold, MADL_Memer_1 contig_1995, whole genome shotgun sequence containing:
- the LOC123552551 gene encoding uncharacterized protein LOC123552551 gives rise to the protein MPPKRAKTQELADMVRTKRSRTNMQTSPPPEQGGSGAVDLHHNMPPPPPSEQESGVVNPPQPGQGESGPCNVWILGSSLVRGAYQRLCYRPDGINLGLYKYIGAKLLWDFMGGMRIHHLEQSVGYILEFNETPDYLIIHCGGNDIGSMTSAAIIGQLRCILNKLHLKMPETKIIWSQILPRRTWRYVEVHQAERARKRINSAISTYVIRHSGHLIKYPDIKDNPQMFDNDDTHLSPMGYDIMLNTISGAIYYFHTTKQPVFPPLQ